One segment of Podospora pseudopauciseta strain CBS 411.78 chromosome 5 map unlocalized CBS411.78m_5.2, whole genome shotgun sequence DNA contains the following:
- a CDS encoding uncharacterized protein (COG:Q; EggNog:ENOG503NXRB), with translation MSILGLVTLSQAAVVAAVCFVVGRALYNAFFHPLAVFPGPRLWASSRVPYAANLVRGRLHHRIKQLHDQYGPVVRIAPDELSFTLDGAWHDIYCGGYGNKGFPKHDAYRNAQTFVSLFDADDENHTRLRNLLGKEFFSLNSARRQERIVQEYTALMINQLRKQYVETKQPADMREWYNFLTFDVAARVTLSEDFGCLEKRTYHPWIEMVLTHFKLSALLMISRFYPPSSSLLFTLAPARLMEMRDTFIRLVREKIERRMNRTLPPDDNDDFVTAALGKGVEKGLTKDELEANCILLLLAGSETMTTSLLGATHYLCENPAVLRRITAEVRATVTSEEQLTFGFITENMPYLNAVLKETQRLCPPVANGPARVVNRPGTMIAGFPVPEGTAVGVTQFAANRQTSNFTRPNDFVPERWLSVEQAGQIGEKIGDSALAQDVEQFAGDVRSVVRPFVVGGRDCIGQNLSWVEFRVVLARILWNFDMEVVREEKFPSFNQWTDQKAFELWQKEPYHVSLTERTSL, from the exons ATGTCCATTCTTGGACTCGTCACGCTTTCCCAAGCGgccgttgttgctgccgtt TGCTTCGTTGTCGGCCGAGCGCTGTACAACGCCTTCTTCCACCCGCTAGCCGTGTTCCCAGGACCACGGCTGTGGGCCTCGTCTCGCGTACCATATGCCGCCAACCTCGTTCGCGGCCGGCTGCATCACCGGATCAAGCAACTGCACGACCAGTACGGCCCGGTGGTGCGGATAGCCCCCGACGAGCTGTCATTCACCCTCGACGGGGCCTGGCATGACATCTACTGCGGCGGCTACGGCAACAAGGGCTTCCCCAAGCACGACGCCTACCGCAACGCCCAGACCTTTGTCTCACTCTTTGACGCCGACGATGAGAACCACACACGCCTTCGcaacctcctcggcaaggAGTTCTTCTCGCTAAACTCTGCCCGTCGCCAAGAGCGCATCGTGCAGGAGTACACCGCTCTGATGATCAACCAGCTGCGCAAGCAATACGTCGAGACCAAGCAGCCGGCAGACATGCGCGAGTGGTACAACTTCTTGACGTTTGAcgtggcggcgagggtgacgCTCAGCGAGGATTTTGGCTGCCTGGAGAAGAGGACGTATCACCCTTGGATCGAGATGGTATTGACACACTTTAAACTGTCAgcgttgttgatgatctCGCGGTTTTATCCTCCTTCGTCTTCCTTGCTTTTCACCCTAGCACCAGCCAGACTTATGGAGATGAGAGATACTTTTATCAGGCTTGTGCGGGAGAAGATTGAGCGTCGAATGAACCGCACTCTTCCGCCCGATGACAACGATGATTTCGTCACTGCTGCCCTGGGCAAGGGGGTTGAAAAGGGGCTGACGAAGGACGAGCTCGAGGCGAATTGCATCTTGCTTCTGTTGGCCGGGAGCGAAACCATGACGACGTCGCTGCTGGGGGCTACGCATTACCTGTGTGAAAACCCCGCCGTCTTGCGTCGGATAACGGCCGAGGTTAGGGCAACCGTCACATCCGAGGAGCAGCTTACCTTTGGGTTCATCACGGAGAACATGCCTTACCTCAATGCTGTGCTCAAGGAGACGCAGAGGCTGTGTCCACCGGTCGCGAACGGGCCTGCTCGTGTGGTCAACAGGCCTGGCACCATGATTGCTGGGTTCCCTGTTCCGGAAGGGACCGCTGTTGGTGTTACTCAGTTTGCGGCAAACCGCCAGACGTCGAACTTCACTCGCCCCAACGACTTTGTGCCCGAGAGATGGTTGTCAGTGGAGCAGGCGGGGCAGATTGGTGAAAAGATTGGCGACAGCGCTCTTGCGCAAGATGTCGAGCAGTTTGCGGGGGATGTGCGCAGCGTTGTTCGTCCGTTCGTGGTCGGCGGCCGCGACTGCATCGGACAAAACCTCTCATGGGTCGAGTTTCGCGTTGTGTTGGCTCGGATTCTGTGGAATTTTGACATGGAGGTGGTCAGGGAGGAGAAGTTTCCATCGTTCAACCAGTGGACAGATCAGAAGGCGTTTGAGCTTTGGCAGAAAGAACCCTATCATGTCAGCTTGACAGAGAGGACAAGTTTGTAA
- a CDS encoding uncharacterized protein (COG:S; EggNog:ENOG503P0BV), which yields MLVLSQNIGDAITGSCAVLIHFLCHPPQRRNFVRSAHCREMDKSHLMPERPGNRVRVSSPDRESHIDAHEDFFSTHLPSRPVTPMGPDRDHQSRHRKPSKIVLCFDGTGNKFHGDDSDSNILKIFRMLDRTARDQFHYYQRRRTKLYPEAGIGTYVVSSSLTRTGTVARIKSWYMKAKDSAIGSSFDHHVVGGYRFLMRFYNPGDEIYIFGFSRGAYIARFLAEMLDYVGLLSHGNEEMVVFAWKAFSNWQSRQGDNTPEGNQKKREMYTFMKGFRETFSRPVRRIRFLGLFDTVNSVPQFEAAWMQRSKFPYTARTSAKVVRHAVSIDERRAKFRQDLVYQSKSGKKQHHHHPVSDGLHNLHEKYRRKSAAAPAHQGKQGQDDRGRRPTLGVPTDPEPYRRRSHSTRSRHTNKTEASARPTENDVKSEVSIEPHPHLEDAESFAESEESDEEESHQDIDEVWFSGGHADIGGGWEETFEDSKVASHVPLVWMVHEAIKAGLMFDEEKVREMGCVEALHGHDESDTEDHGYRPPSAGQEQPLNDEIAPHETSGEPNPPIPNIMIRSSSMSTPKLFQQSSFKDSFSQANGGGSGAKKSGEKEGDCSGQQKPSSFREMMHKAHTARIHDSLEFDCGLSKTSVLAWKIMEYLPFRRMDLQEDGSWKPIRWPLPCGEVRDIPEDARIHGSVIRRMKAHEKYRPGNLIIGGGGRGVRRAGEEHGIGDWVCVEKDGCPIGEIWMKRSAWEKMHGNCNGNEKNGNAH from the exons ATGCTGGTGTTGTCCCAGAACATTGGTGATGCGATCACGGGTTCTTGCGCCGTCTTGATTCACTTTCTGTGTCACCCCCCCCAGCGTCGGAATTTTGTGAGGTCAGCCCACTGTAGAGAAATGGATAAGTCGCACCTCATGCCCGAGAGGCCGGGTAACCGTGTCAGAGTCTCCAGTCCAGATCGGGAGTCCCACATTGACGCACACGAAGACTTTTTCTCAACACATCTGCCATCTCGTCCTGTCACTCCAATGGGTCCAGACAGAGACCATCAGTCTCGCCACCGGAAGCCGAGCAAGATTGTGTTGTGCTTCGATGGCACAGGCAATAAGTTCCATGGcgacgacagcgacagcaACATTTTGAAGATATTTCGAATGCTGGACAGGACAGCGAGGGATCAAT TTCATTATTATCAAC GGCGTCGTACTAAACTGTATCCTGAAGCCGGAATTGGCACCTATGTTGTCTCGAGCAGCTTGACTCGCACGGGAACGGTGGCGCGTATCAAGTCTTGGTACATGAAAGCCAAAGACAGTGCCATTGGGTCCTCGTTCGATCATCATGTTGTGGGAGGCTATCGGTTCCTGATGAGGTTTTATAACCCTGGAGATGAGATCTACATCTTTGGCTTCTCGCGTGGGGCGTACATTGCGCGATTCTTGGCCGAGATGTTGGATTATGTCGGGCTGCTGTCGCACGGTAacgaggagatggtggtgtttgcgTGGAAAGCCTTCTCCAACTGGCAGAGCAGGCAGGGAGACAACACTCCAGAAGGgaaccagaagaagagggagatgtACACCTTCATGAAGGGATTTCGTGAGACCTTCTCCCGCCCTGTCCGCCGCATCCGCTTTCTCGGCCTCTTCGACACAGTCAACAGTGTACCTCAGTTTGAGGCTGCCTGGATGCAGAGGAGCAAGTTTCCTTACACGGCGCGCACCTCGGCAAAGGTTGTCCGTCACGCCGTGAGTATTGATGAGCGCCGCGCCAAGTTCCGGCAGGACTTGGTGTACCAGAGCAAGAGCGGCAAgaagcagcaccaccatcacccagtGTCCGATGGTCTCCACAATCTCCACGAGAAATACAGACGAAAATCCGCTGCCGCTCCCGCCCACCAAGGTAAACAGGGCCAGGACGACAGAGGGCGACGGCCCACGTTGGGCGTGCCCACGGATCCAGAGCCATATCGCAGGCGCTCCCACTCGACACGATCACGGCACACCAACAAGACCGAGGCTTCGGCGCGCCCGACGGAGAACGACGTCAAATCCGAGGTATCAATCGAGCCCCATCCTCATCTGGAGGACGCTGAATCATTTGCCGAGAGTGAGGAaagcgacgaggaggaaagcCATCAGGACATCGACGAAGTGTGGTTCTCAGGAGGCCATGCGGAtattggtggtgggtgggaggaaACTTTTGAGGACTCCAAGGTCGCCAGCCACGTTCCCTTGGTCTGGATGGTCCACGAAGCGATCAAGGCAGGCCTGATgtttgacgaggagaaggtcCGCGAGATGGGTTGCGTCGAGGCTCTCCATGGCCACGACGAGTCCGACACCGAGGATCATGGGTATAGGCCGCCGTCGGCAGGACAGGAACAGCCTCTCAATGACGAGATTGCCCCTCACGAGACCTCGGGCGAGCCCAACCCACCGATTCCAAACATCATGATCCGCAGTTCGAGTATGAGCACACCCAAGTTGTTCCAGCAATCCAGCTTCAAGGACTCATTTTCTCAGGCCAACGGCGGGGGCAGTGGTGCCAAAAAGTCGGGCGAGAAGGAGGGTGACTGCAGCGGGCAGCAGAAGCCTTCGTCGTTCCGAGAAATGATGCACAAAGCGCACACGGCTCGAATTCACGACTCCCTCGAGTTTGACTGCGGGCTGAGCAAGACTTCAGTGTTAGCTTGGAAGATTATGGA GTATCTCCCCTTCCGCCGTATGGACCTTCAAGAAGATGGCTCTTGGAAGCCCATTCGCTGGCCCCTCCCCTGCGGGGAAGTTCGTGACATTCCTGAGGATGCCCGTATCCATGGCAGTGTGATCCGCCGCATGAAGGCACACGAGAAATATCGGCCAGGAAATTTGAtcattggtggtggtgggagaggggtgaGGCGTGCTGGAGAAGAGCATGGTATTGGCGATTGGGTCTGTGTTGAGAAGGATGGTTGTCCGATTGGGGAGAtttggatgaagaggagcgCTTGGGAGAAGATGCATGGGAATTGCAATGGCAACGAGAAGAATGGCAATGCCCACTGA
- a CDS encoding uncharacterized protein (COG:S; EggNog:ENOG503NWZ7), with the protein MSDYNGNGHKASNGTGVTALNGSSSSHGSSSAHQSREGMELVASQAKPRPTPLDLKPTGANRAGVANAFERYGQVMQSSVAPLPNQHGADTFSRSKKWGKLRDDVKQLRLADYKTLLGVVKAKIKGEKIKDDKTMAMEKVIQLVSNLPSNSKTRTELTNSFLSELWYTLEHPPSMYVGEKFQYRQADGSYNNVMFPQLGAAGTSYSRSVAANVVRQGALPDPNLIFESVMKRTEYTEHPNNVSSILWYWASIIIHDLFWTDYRDMSKSKTSSYLDLSPLYGSNQDMQDTIRTFKDGKIKPDCFADKRLLGMPPGVGVFLIMFNRVHNHVAENLARINEDGRFSPPSPNLEGEKKEAAWKKYDNDLFQHARLITSGLYINITLLDYVRNIVNLNRVDTTWTLDPRVETGINVDTKEGAERGTGNVCSAEFNLCYRWHSCISAKDDKWIQDFYYDLFKKPGKDLSIHELIMGFGKFEGMIPDDPAERPFNKFQRGPDGKFNDDDLVNCISDAIEDPAGSFGARNVPESMRAVEILGIIQGRRWNVAGLNEFRKHFGLKPYEKFEDINSDPGVAESLRRLYDHPDFVELYPGLVAEERKEPMVPGVGIAPTYTISRVVLSDAVCLVRGDRHYTIDYTPRNLTNWGFNEVQYDLNINHGCVFYKLFLRAFPNHFKYNSVYAHYPMVTPSENSKILKDLKRAHLFDFSRPGRIATPTEVTSYDGAQRIFAAEDKFKSTWNAGVAGIRAKASPELSGDAVVHDRHRTTASRSLFTPELGTQIKAFYESLTDKLLTTKSYTLVPGSKFADLVRDIANIVPTHFAASVFGLPLTTKENSKGIYTEHELYAVLQIIAAALFVDSEPVKLFPVVEAAKTVAGQLGTLVEKTVKSPKAAKNSVLNTFGVNFIKELKKAGLATHDITWNHVLPTAAALASSQGELFTQAVDYYLSPEGAAHVADITAIASQPSSSQNDALLLGYVLEGIRLSGSARSHFEATTAGTVTASNGTELHIQPGSKVTINSSTASRDAAYFPEPETVNPRRPLDKYIHFDAGPHAFLGKEISQIALTEMFRALFKRKNVRRAPGPQGELKKVPRADGNGVDYLREDWGALTPFPVTMKVMWDDV; encoded by the exons ATGTCAGATTACAACGGCAACGGGCACAAGGCCTCGAACGGCACGGGAGTTACTGCTCTCAATGGCTCAAGCTCGAGCCACGGGAGCTCGTCTGCCCACCAATCACGCGAGGGAATGGAACTTGTCGCCAGTCAAGCAAAGCCAAGGCCTACTCCTCTTGACTTGAAGCCCACGGGTGCAAACAGAGCTGGCGTTGCCAATGCCTTTGAGCGGTATGGCCAAGTGATGCAGTCATCAGTTGCTCCGTTGCCAAATCAGCATGGCGCCGACACATTCAGCCGATCGAAGAAATGGGGCAAACTCAGAGACGATGTCAAGCAACTGCGGCTTGCTG ACTACAAGACCCTTCTTGGTGTggtcaaggccaagatcaagggcgagaagatcaaggatGACAAGACTATGGCCATGGAAAAGGTCATCCAGCTTGTGTCCAACTTGCCTAGCAACTCCAAGACACGCACAGAGCTCACCAACTCGTTTTTGAGCGAGCTGTGGTACACCCTTGAGCATCCCCCTTCGATGTATGTGGGTGAGAAGTTCCAGTATCGCCAGGCTGATGGGTCATATAAT AATGTTATGTTTCCCCAGCTTGGTGCCGCTGGCACTTCGTACTCCAGATCGGTGGCTGCCAATGTCGTTCGGCAGGGCGCTCTTCCAGACCCCAATCTCATCTTCGAGTCGGTCATGAAGCGGACGGAGTACACAGAACATCCGAACAACGTCTCTAGCATTCTGTGGTACTGGGCCAGTATCATCATTCACG ATCTGTTCTGGACAGACTACAGGGACATGAGCAAGTCCAAGACCTCTTCGTACCTGGACCTGTCTCCTCTGTACGGCAGCAACCAGGACATGCAGGACACCATCCGCACCTTCAAGGACGGCAAGATCAAGCCTGACTGCTTTGCTGACAAGCGCCTCCTGGGCATGCCACCCGGTGTCGGTGTGTTTTTGATCATGTTCAATCGCGTCCACAACCATGTGGCTGAGAACTTGGCCCGCATCAACGAGGATGGCAGGTTTTctccccccagccccaaccttgagggcgagaagaaggaggctgcGTGGAAGAAGTACGACAATGACCTGTTCCAGCATGCTCGGTTGATCACCTCTGGTCTGTACATCAACATCACACTGCTGGATTACGTCCGAAACATTGTCAACCTCAACCGTGTTGATACCACCTGGACTCTTGACCCCCGTGTCGAGACTGGCATAAACGTTGACACCAAGGAGGGTGCCGAGCGTGGTACCGGCAACGTGTGCTCGGCCGAGTTCAACCTCTGCTACCGCTGGCACTCGTGCATCTCGGCCAAGGATGACAAGTGGATTCAGGATTTCTACTATGATCTCTTCAAGAAGCCGGGCAAGGACCTCTCTATTCATGAGCTCATCATGGGCTTCGGCAAATTCGAGGGCATGATCCCAGATGACCCTGCGGAGCGTCCCTTCAACAAGTTCCAGAGAGGGCCGGATGGCAAGTTCAACGACGATGACCTTGTCAACTGCATCTCAGACGCCATTGAGGACCCCGCTGGATCTTTTGGCGCCCGCAACGTGCCCGAGTCTATGCGGGCGGTTGAGATTCTCGGTATCATTCAAGGCCGCAGATGGAATGTTGCTGGCTTGAACGAATTCCGCAAGCACTTCGGCCTGAAGCCCTACGAGAAGTTTGAGGACATCAACTCCGACCCGGGTGTTGCTGAGTCTCTTCGTCGCCTGTATGATCACCCCGACTTTGTGGAGCTGTACCCTGGTCtcgtggcggaggagaggaaggagccCATGGTTCCTGGTGTCGGCATTGCGCCTACCTACACGATCTCCCGTGTCGTCTTGTCGGATGCTGTGTGTCTGGTGAGAGGTGACCGCCACTACACCATCGACTACACGCCACGAAACCTCACCAACTGGGGTTTCAACGAAGTCCAGTATGACTTGAACATCAACCACGGTTGCGTCTTTTACAAGCTCTTCCTCCGGGCTTTCCCCAACCACTTCAAGTACAACTCGGTCTACGCGCACTACCCCATGGTGACTCCGTCGGAGAACAGCAAGATTCTCAAGGACCTCAAGCGCGCTCATCTCTTTGACTTCTCCCGGCCAGGCAGGATCGCCACACCCACCGAGGTCACCTCGTACGATGGTGCCCAGCGCATCTTTGCTGCTGAGGACAAGTTCAAGAGCACCTGGAATGCTGGTGTCGCTGGCATCCGCGCCAAGGCGAGCCCTGAGCTTTCTGGCGATGCTGTTGTCCACGACAGACACCGCACCACTGCATCTCGGTCGCTGTTCACCCCTGAGCTGGGCACCCAGATCAAGGCCTTCTACGAGAGTTTGACCGACAAActgctcaccaccaagaGCTACACTTTGGTACCCGGCAGCAAGTTTGCCGACCTCGTCCGCGACATTGCCAATATCGTGCCAACCCACTTTGCCGCCAGTGTCTTCGGCCTTCCGTTGACAACCAAGGAAAACAGCAAGGGCATCTACACCGAGCACGAGCTTTATGCCGTCCTCCAGATCATCGCCGCTGCCCTCTTCGTCGACTCGGAGCCTGTTAAGCTCTTCCCCGTGGTGGAAGCAGCCAAGACGGTCGCTGGTCAGCTCGGCACCCTCGTCGAAAAGACGGTCAAGAGCCCCAAGGCAGCCAAGAACAGCGTCCTCAACACCTTCGGCGTCAACTTTATCAAGGAGCTTAAGAAGGCCGGTTTGGCCACGCACGACATCACTTGGAACCATGTCCTCCCCACCGCTGCGGCCCTCGCCTCGAGCCAAGGGGAGCTGTTCACCCAGGCAGTGGATTACTACCTCTCCCCCGAGGGTGCCGCGCACGTAGCGGACATTACCGCCATTGCCTCCCAGCCCTCATCTTCCCAGAACGACGCTCTTCTCTTGGGTTACGTCCTGGAAGGCATCCGCCTGTCAGGTTCAGCTCGGTCTCACTTTGAAGCCACAACCGCCGGCACTGTCACGGCGTCCAATGGCACGGAGCTTCACATCCAGCCCGGCAGCAAGGTTACCATCAACTCT TCAACCGCCTCCCGCGACGCAGCTTACTTCCCCGAGCCAGAAACCGTCAACCCCCGCCGTCCACTGGACAAGTACATCCACTTTGACGCCGGTCCCCATGCCTTCCTGGGCAAGGAGATCAGCCAGATTGCCCTCACAGAGATGTTCCGTGCTCTGTTCAAGAGGAAGAATGTCCGGCGCGCGCCTGGTCCGCAGGGAGAGCTAAAGAAGGTGCCGAGGGCGGATGGGAACGGGGTGGATTACCTCAGGGAGGACTGGGGTGCTTTGACGCCCTTCCCTGTTACCATGAAGGTGATGTGGGATGATGTTTAG